A stretch of DNA from Plantibacter sp. Leaf314:
TCGGGCGAGCTGCTCATCGAGGAGGAGTTGCAGGGATGGCTCGGGGTGCCGGCGCAGGACGTGCGCGCCGCCCTGCTGGCGCTCGAACACCTCGGGCTCGTCGAGACCGCCCCGCAGCGGCACACGCGGGTCGCGCAGCCACGGGTCGAGGACCGGACCGCCGTGCTCCAGACGCTCGGAGCCCTCGTGAGCGGGGTCGTCCGGGTCACCGTGCCGACGCTCACAGCGGGGCAGCGCGCTGAGCTCATCGCCTTCGTCGAGCACACGATGGCGACGGTCGAGGCCGAGGACGCCGACGCGCACGGCCGGTGCATCTGGGGCCTCGTCGACCGGTTCCTGAAGCACTGTGCGAACCCGGTGCTCGTCGCGGCGACCGCGGACGTGATCGGCGCGCTCGCGTATCGGCTCSCGGCCACCCGCTCCGCCGAGACGGTCGAGTGGGCCGATCTCCGTGTCGGGTACCCGCACCTCCGGTCCTCCATCGCTGCCGGTGACGCCGTGGGCGCGGAGCTCGCGATGGAACACGTCTTCCGGCTGCAGGTGCCGCTGCACGACCTCGAAGTCCACTGACCGACGGCCCCGCGCGACGCGCGGGACTGTGCCGCTCGGGACGGGTGGCAATAGTCTGCTGATGACGCGGTTCCCGCCAGCCGACCGTGTCCCCGTCGTCACCCCGAGCGAGAAGAGACCAGATGTCCTCA
This window harbors:
- a CDS encoding GntR family transcriptional regulator gives rise to the protein MSNPVQPQGTRAVPGDATDRIRAAIFDGTLASGELLIEEELQGWLGVPAQDVRAALLALEHLGLVETAPQRHTRVAQPRVEDRTAVLQTLGALVSGVVRVTVPTLTAGQRAELIAFVEHTMATVEAEDADAHGRCIWGLVDRFLKHCANPVLVAATADVIGALAYRLXATRSAETVEWADLRVGYPHLRSSIAAGDAVGAELAMEHVFRLQVPLHDLEVH